In Hydra vulgaris chromosome 06, alternate assembly HydraT2T_AEP, a genomic segment contains:
- the LOC101240325 gene encoding MKRN2 opposite strand protein isoform X3, which translates to MVPLQVRCFSHCSENLQIMTFNIPKKCPVCNIKLHEKDLLNFFYFPSPFYFHLDTIINGEVSGFVIMPFSILVKPTIGNFLMSYTDGDDLHIALTDSQANIYSFDQNGVTVEKHNWNCCLCIPIIESLDNEKDLELYWDTTLKKSICNNAWSYQRYNEQRYNCYHYVNTILTETLKLNFSKEDFCRHHILPEVLRATDYIMLYKEIQSKYYVLRCIP; encoded by the exons ATGGTTCCTTTACAAGTTCGTTGTTTTTCCCACTGCTCAGAGAATCTGCAAATAATGACTTTCAACATTCCTAAAAAATGTCCCGTTTGTAACATAAAGCTGCACGAAAAAGATCTGTTAAATTTCTTCTATTTTCCAAGTccattttattttcatcttgATACCATTATCAATGGAGAAGTCAGCGGATTTGTAATAATGCCATTTAGTATATTGGTAAAACCGACAATTGGtaactttttaat GAGCTATACTGATGGCGATGACTTGCATATTGCTCTTACTGATTCTCAAG cAAATATCTATAGTTTTGACCAAAATGGTGTTACAGTTGAAAAACATAATTGGAACTGTTGCTTATGCATACCAATCATAGAATCTCTTGATAATGAAAAGGACCTTGAATTATATTGGGATACAACgttaaaaaagtcaatttgCAATAATGCTTGGAGTTATCAAAG GTACAATGAGCAAAGATATAATTGTTATCATTATGTCAATACTATATTAACAGAAAcacttaaactaaatttttcgAAAGAAGACTTTTGTAGGCATCATATTTTACCAGAGGTTCTACGTGCAACTGACTACATTATGTTATACAAAGAAATTCAAAGTAAATATTATGTATTACGTTGTATTCCTTAA
- the LOC136081371 gene encoding uncharacterized protein LOC136081371, whose amino-acid sequence MIPLARKANKRGGGVLFYITENLRFFIRLEMSISDDNKEILTIELLTNSSKNILISCCYRPPSGYIESFYAFLCNDILKNSFKEKKLNYIIGDVNLNCFEYHVNNNMKKFYDDLFEYGAIPLINKPTRITSTSATLIDNIITTDFFNETLKKVIIKRFFADANCESFKDRLSLINWNHINSSFEANEVYDTFFLTFYEIFDVNFPKREFIITNKSLKSPWVNKDLRKSSKIKRKLYYYDLLEKYKHNSKCTWQVISQITGNSKLKLCSVSNTIKVDGVFLYEPKQIARELNKYFVSVGPNLANNIPNMINPINDYVFPLISSLDKFEVSFSKFESAFKMLKINKAVGPDDINCNIVIDSHDTIKHILLKVFKYSINQGIFPDQLKIAKITPIFKGGEPSNVSNYRPISILSVFSKILERIFFNRISNHLAGNNILYISQYGFKRNNSTEHAIIHLTRSITDSFEKSEFT is encoded by the exons ATGATCCCATTAGCACGTAAAGCAAATAAACGCGGAGGTGgtgtacttttttatataacggAAAATTTGAGGTTTTTTATTAGGCTTGAGATGAGTATTTCTGAcgacaataaagaaattttaacaattgaacttttaacaaatagttCTAAAAACATACTTATAAGCTGCTGTTATCGCCCACCATCTGGCtatattgaaagtttttatgcatttttgtgcaatgatattttaaaaaatagttttaaggaaaagaaactaaattatataattggtgacgtaaatttaaattgttttgaataccACGTTAATAACAACATGAAAAAGTTTTACGATGACTTATTTGAATATGGAGCAATTCCACTAATTAACAAACCTACTAGAATAACCTCAACTTCAGCTACCTTAATTGACAACATTATAACAACTGATTTCTTTAATGAAACtcttaaaaaag tcattatcaAACGTTTCTTCGCCGATGCAAATTGTGAATCGTTTAAAGATcgattatctttaataaattggAATCATATAAACAGTTCATTTGAAGCTAATGAAGTATACGATACATTCTTTCTAACTTTCTATGAAATATTTGATGTAAATTTTCCAAAGCGTGAATTTATTATaaccaataaaagtttaaagtcaCCATGGGTCAATAAAGATCTTAGGAAATCCTCAAAAATAAAGCGAAAACT atattactatgatttactagaaaaatataaacataattcaaaATGCACATGGCAAGTTATAAGTCAAATTACTggaaatagtaaattaaaattatgctcTGTGTCTAACACTATAAAAGTTGATGGCGTGTTTTTATATGAACCCAAACAAATAGCAAgggaattaaataaatatttcgtGTCTGTTGGCCCTAATTTAGCTAATAATATTCCAAATATGATTAATCCAATAAATGATTACGTGTTTCCATTAATCTCTAGTTTAGATAAATTTGAagtatctttttcaaaatttgaaagtgcttttaaaatgcttaaaattaataaagcagttggtcctgatgatataaattgtaatatagtCATAGATTCACACGATACCataaaacatattcttttaaaagtttttaaatattctataaatCAAGGAATTTTCCCCGATCAATTGAAAATAGCCAAAATAACGCCTATATTTAAAGGAGGTGAACCATCAAATGTCAGTAATTATCGACCAATATCTATCctctctgttttttcaaaaattttagaaagaatttttttcaaccgAATATCTAATCATCTTGCTggtaataatatactttacataAGTCAATacggttttaaaagaaataactctACTGAACATGCAATAATTCATCTTACTCGTAGTATTACTGATTCATTCGAAAAGTCAGAGTTTACTTGA